The Streptomyces luteogriseus genome includes a window with the following:
- a CDS encoding immunity 21 family protein, translating into MVRYAEPGAVEWVESGGGPLIAVPETVLPFWAGADGEETASDYDRACEVDGHVGLLPVGDCTALVLGDDPASTAYLPDRGMFVRWCAGNSEHELLASVPPAAAAAEWGPETTWKVPGPVRLFDAAWPGTGLADTDQVRVALEPGSYAVRAARVQPGPETWLDLIELRLLAPR; encoded by the coding sequence ATGGTGCGATACGCGGAGCCGGGCGCAGTGGAATGGGTGGAGTCGGGCGGCGGGCCGCTGATAGCGGTGCCGGAGACCGTCCTGCCGTTCTGGGCGGGTGCCGACGGCGAGGAGACGGCCTCGGACTACGACCGGGCCTGCGAGGTGGACGGCCACGTCGGCCTCCTCCCGGTCGGCGACTGCACGGCCCTGGTCCTGGGCGACGACCCCGCATCGACCGCCTACCTGCCCGACCGGGGCATGTTCGTCCGGTGGTGCGCAGGCAACTCCGAGCACGAGCTGCTGGCGAGCGTGCCCCCGGCCGCCGCCGCTGCGGAGTGGGGGCCGGAGACGACGTGGAAGGTGCCCGGGCCGGTCCGTCTCTTCGACGCGGCCTGGCCGGGGACGGGCCTCGCGGACACCGACCAGGTCCGGGTGGCCCTGGAGCCCGGCAGCTACGCGGTCCGCGCGGCGAGGGTCCAGCCGGGCCCGGAGACCTGGCTGGACCTGATCGAGCTGCGCCTCCTGGCGCCGCGCTAG
- a CDS encoding Lrp/AsnC family transcriptional regulator has product MTEYSPDATDWRILDVLQREGRASFAELARAVSMSASAVTDRVRRMEEAGVIRGYAAVVDPERLGLPILAFVRLRYPNGNYKPFHDLVAVTPEILEAHHVTGDDCFVIKVTARSMRHLEEVSGKIGALGSVTTSVVYSSPLPGRPLGR; this is encoded by the coding sequence ATGACCGAGTATTCCCCGGACGCCACGGACTGGCGCATTCTGGACGTCCTCCAGCGGGAGGGCCGGGCCAGTTTCGCCGAGCTGGCCCGCGCCGTCTCGATGTCCGCGAGCGCGGTCACCGACCGGGTGCGCCGTATGGAGGAGGCCGGGGTCATCCGGGGCTACGCGGCGGTCGTGGACCCGGAGCGCCTGGGCCTGCCGATCCTGGCGTTCGTGCGCCTGAGGTATCCGAACGGCAACTACAAGCCGTTCCACGACCTGGTCGCCGTCACGCCGGAGATCCTGGAGGCGCACCACGTGACGGGTGACGACTGTTTCGTCATCAAGGTCACGGCCCGCTCGATGCGCCACCTGGAGGAGGTGTCGGGGAAGATCGGGGCGCTGGGCTCGGTGACCACGAGCGTGGTGTACTCCTCGCCCCTCCCCGGGCGTCCCCTGGGGCGCTGA
- a CDS encoding rhodanese-like domain-containing protein → MTTTVNPVLRVAPAAPADAAAHFRAGLAFHTDVSDVAAALDAGGDPGFVLVDSRSTEAWDQGHIPGALHLPTALVAEQAGQLLDRSVPVVTYCWGPGCNGAARAALALAELGYRVKEMLGGFEYWVREGLAVETWQGRERRAPDPLTAPVDAGDCGC, encoded by the coding sequence ATGACCACCACCGTGAACCCCGTCCTGCGCGTCGCCCCCGCCGCTCCCGCGGACGCCGCCGCCCACTTCCGCGCCGGCCTCGCCTTCCACACCGACGTGTCCGACGTCGCCGCCGCCCTCGACGCCGGCGGTGACCCCGGCTTCGTCCTCGTCGACTCGCGCTCCACCGAGGCGTGGGACCAGGGCCACATCCCCGGCGCGCTCCACCTGCCGACCGCGCTCGTCGCCGAGCAGGCCGGGCAGCTCCTCGACCGGTCGGTGCCGGTCGTGACGTACTGCTGGGGCCCCGGCTGCAACGGCGCCGCCCGCGCCGCCCTGGCCCTCGCCGAACTCGGCTACCGGGTCAAGGAGATGCTCGGCGGCTTCGAGTACTGGGTGCGCGAGGGCCTGGCGGTCGAAACCTGGCAGGGGCGTGAGCGCCGGGCCCCGGATCCCCTGACGGCGCCCGTTGACGCCGGCGACTGCGGCTGCTGA
- a CDS encoding AAA family ATPase, with protein sequence MRLHRLTLTAFGPFGGTQTVDFDDLSTAGLFLLHGPTGAGKTSVLDAVCYALYGSVPGARQGGGQGTALRSDHAAPATRTEVTLDLTVAGRRLEVTRQPPWERPKKRGTGTTLDKAQTWLREYDPTAGAWKDLSRSHQEIGEEITQLLGMSREQFCQVVLLPQGDFARFLRADAEARGKLLGRLFDTRRFADVEKRLAERRRTTETQVRDGDAELLADAHRMQQAAGDAMELPDLAPGEPGLAEAVLGAAAVARSTAREQHTVAACTLAAAESAQAAAGRALDDVRERARLQRRFAEARERAARLEQGAEAYREAQALMERARKAEAVAPALDLRESSEAEHRRAAAAEARARALLPDTFAEAGAAGLAAAARRTAEELGGLDSARRAERRLAELLDERAGLDRQERADADLLQEAEAWLDDWEETRTALQTRVDTAQQAAALAEQLAERREPAQQRLRAARLRDQLAQDTDRAVERVRTAQEKTLRAKQHWLDLKEQRLNGIAAELAAHLTDGAPCAVCGATEHPDPARKVAGHVDREAEEHALTGYQRADEQRAEDERRLAVVREALAAATAEAGDGPAEQLAQEAVELEERYTQARSAAAGLHAAQERLRQAGQEYERRLAARQEAAVRTASRVGHRERLDRERAALEEELDRARGSLDSVAARAGQLERRTALLTDAADAARVAEDTAQRLKDADARLADAAFRAGFETPQAAAAALLDNAAHRELQRRLDAWQHEDAAVRAVLAEADTAAAAREPQADPESARRAADEADRRLRDAASAHDAAGRRCAELDRLSVRASASVRRLAPLREEYDRVARMAGLAAGTSADNERRMRLEAYVLAARLEQVAAAATVRLRRMSSGRYTLVHSDDRTGRGRSGLGLHVVDAWTGRERDTATLSGGETFFASLALALGLADVVTDEAGGVRLDTLFIDEGFGSLDDQTLDEVLDVLDSLRERDRSVGIVSHVADLRRRIHAQLEVVKGRSGSTLRQRGTG encoded by the coding sequence GTGAGGCTCCACCGGCTCACCCTCACCGCCTTCGGACCCTTCGGAGGCACCCAGACCGTCGACTTCGACGACCTGTCCACGGCCGGGCTGTTCCTGCTGCACGGTCCCACCGGCGCGGGCAAGACCTCCGTCCTCGACGCCGTCTGCTACGCCCTCTACGGCTCGGTGCCGGGCGCCCGGCAGGGCGGCGGACAGGGCACGGCCCTGCGCAGTGACCACGCCGCACCGGCGACCCGCACCGAGGTCACCCTCGACCTCACCGTCGCCGGACGCCGCCTGGAGGTCACCCGCCAGCCGCCCTGGGAGCGCCCCAAGAAGCGCGGCACCGGCACCACCCTCGACAAGGCCCAGACGTGGCTGCGCGAGTACGACCCGACGGCCGGGGCCTGGAAGGACCTCAGCCGCTCCCACCAGGAGATCGGCGAGGAGATCACCCAGCTGCTCGGCATGAGCCGGGAGCAGTTCTGCCAGGTCGTGCTGTTGCCGCAGGGCGACTTCGCACGGTTCCTGCGCGCCGACGCCGAGGCCCGCGGCAAACTGCTGGGCCGCCTCTTCGACACCCGCCGCTTCGCCGACGTGGAGAAGCGCCTCGCAGAGCGGCGCCGCACCACCGAGACCCAGGTGCGGGACGGGGACGCGGAGCTGCTGGCCGACGCCCACCGCATGCAGCAGGCCGCGGGCGACGCCATGGAGCTGCCCGACCTGGCCCCGGGCGAACCGGGGCTCGCCGAGGCCGTACTGGGCGCTGCCGCCGTCGCCCGCAGCACCGCCCGCGAGCAGCACACCGTCGCCGCCTGCACGCTCGCCGCCGCCGAGTCCGCGCAGGCCGCCGCCGGACGCGCCCTGGACGACGTACGCGAACGCGCCCGGCTCCAGCGGCGGTTCGCGGAGGCACGGGAACGCGCGGCGCGCCTGGAGCAGGGAGCCGAGGCCTACCGCGAGGCACAGGCGCTCATGGAGCGGGCCCGCAAGGCCGAAGCGGTCGCCCCCGCCCTGGACCTGCGGGAGTCCTCCGAAGCCGAACACCGCCGGGCAGCCGCCGCCGAGGCCCGCGCGCGTGCCCTGCTGCCGGATACCTTCGCCGAAGCGGGCGCGGCCGGGCTGGCCGCCGCCGCACGCCGGACCGCAGAGGAGCTGGGCGGGCTCGACTCGGCCCGCCGGGCCGAGCGGCGCCTGGCCGAACTCCTCGACGAGCGCGCCGGCCTGGACCGCCAGGAGCGCGCCGACGCGGACCTCCTCCAAGAGGCGGAGGCGTGGCTCGACGACTGGGAGGAGACGCGCACCGCACTCCAGACCCGGGTCGACACCGCGCAGCAGGCCGCCGCCCTCGCCGAGCAGCTCGCCGAACGGCGTGAGCCCGCACAGCAGCGGCTCCGGGCGGCCCGCCTGCGCGACCAGCTCGCCCAGGACACGGACCGGGCGGTCGAGCGCGTCCGCACCGCGCAGGAGAAGACGCTCCGGGCCAAGCAGCACTGGCTCGACCTCAAGGAGCAGCGCCTGAACGGCATCGCCGCCGAACTGGCCGCGCACCTCACCGACGGCGCACCCTGCGCGGTCTGCGGCGCCACCGAACACCCCGACCCCGCCCGCAAGGTCGCCGGGCACGTCGACCGCGAGGCGGAAGAACACGCCCTCACCGGCTACCAGCGCGCCGACGAACAGCGCGCCGAGGACGAACGGCGCCTCGCCGTCGTACGGGAAGCCCTCGCCGCGGCGACCGCGGAGGCCGGTGACGGCCCTGCCGAACAACTCGCCCAGGAAGCTGTGGAGTTGGAGGAGCGGTACACGCAGGCCCGCAGTGCCGCGGCCGGGCTGCACGCCGCTCAGGAGCGGCTGCGGCAGGCCGGGCAGGAGTACGAACGGCGCCTCGCCGCCCGGCAGGAGGCCGCCGTCCGGACCGCCTCCCGGGTCGGTCACCGGGAGCGGCTGGACCGCGAACGGGCCGCACTGGAGGAGGAGCTGGACCGGGCGCGCGGCTCCCTGGACAGCGTCGCCGCGCGGGCCGGCCAGCTCGAGCGGCGCACCGCGCTGCTCACGGACGCCGCCGACGCCGCCCGTGTCGCCGAGGACACCGCCCAGCGGCTCAAGGACGCCGACGCCCGGCTCGCCGACGCCGCCTTCCGCGCCGGCTTCGAGACCCCGCAGGCAGCGGCCGCCGCCCTCCTCGACAACGCCGCCCACCGTGAACTGCAACGCCGCCTGGACGCCTGGCAGCACGAGGACGCCGCCGTGCGGGCCGTCCTCGCCGAGGCCGACACGGCGGCGGCGGCCCGCGAGCCGCAGGCCGACCCGGAATCGGCCCGGCGGGCCGCCGACGAGGCGGACCGGCGGCTGCGCGACGCCGCCTCCGCCCACGATGCCGCCGGACGGCGCTGCGCCGAACTCGACCGGCTCTCCGTCCGGGCGAGCGCCTCCGTGCGCCGGCTGGCGCCGCTGCGCGAGGAGTACGACCGCGTCGCCCGCATGGCCGGCCTCGCCGCGGGCACCTCCGCGGACAACGAACGCCGGATGCGCCTGGAGGCGTACGTCCTGGCGGCCCGGCTGGAGCAGGTCGCCGCCGCCGCGACCGTCCGGCTGCGCCGCATGTCCTCCGGCCGCTACACCCTCGTCCACTCCGACGACCGCACCGGACGCGGCCGCAGCGGGCTCGGATTGCATGTCGTCGACGCCTGGACCGGCCGCGAACGTGACACCGCGACCCTGTCCGGCGGGGAGACGTTCTTCGCCTCGCTCGCCCTCGCGCTCGGCCTCGCGGACGTCGTCACGGACGAGGCGGGCGGGGTGCGGCTGGACACCCTCTTCATCGACGAGGGCTTCGGCAGCCTCGACGACCAGACCCTCGACGAGGTCCTCGACGTCCTCGACTCCCTGCGCGAACGGGACCGGAGCGTCGGCATCGTCAGCCATGTCGCCGACCTGCGGCGGCGGATCCACGCCCAGCTCGAAGTGGTCAAGGGCCGGTCCGGCTCGACGCTGCGCCAGCGCGGCACCGGCTGA
- a CDS encoding DUF885 domain-containing protein, with the protein MSEIKSPLPREVADAYVDELVALDPITGTFLGDKESSSRLPDTSPAGQEALAELARRTLARLDEAERLPGADSDIERRCARLLRERLGAELAVHEADESLRSVSNLSSIAHAVRQVFTVTPAQTEEDWAAIAERLRGVPAALEGYRESLALGLERKLYAGPRATATFVTQLGEWADADGEGHGWFEQYAAAGPEALRSELDTAARSATEAVVRLRDWMRDVYAPTIEGAPDVVGRERYARWVRYFNGTDLDLDEAYAYGWSEYHRLLGEMKTEAEKILPGAGTPWEALAHLDAQGTHIEGVDEVREWLQSLMDEAIGALDGTHFDLAERVRRVESRIAPPGSAAAPYYTPPSDDFSRPGCTWLPTMGETRFPVYDLVSTWYHEGVPGHHLQLAQWKHVAQNLSRYQASVGMVSANAEGWALYAERLMDELGFLTDPERRLGYLDAQMMRAVRVIIDIGMHLELTIPDDSPFHPGERWTAELAQEFFGSHSSRPADFVESELTRYLSMPGQAIGYKLGERAWLLGRENARARHGDAFDPKAWHMAALSQGSLGLDDLVDELSQL; encoded by the coding sequence TCGGCGACAAGGAGAGTTCGAGCAGGCTGCCCGACACCTCGCCCGCGGGTCAGGAGGCGCTCGCGGAGCTGGCGCGGCGGACGCTGGCCCGGCTGGACGAGGCCGAGCGGCTGCCCGGCGCGGACAGCGACATCGAGCGCCGGTGCGCGCGGCTGCTGCGCGAGCGGCTGGGTGCCGAACTCGCGGTGCACGAGGCCGACGAGAGCCTGCGTTCCGTCAGCAACCTGAGCTCCATCGCGCATGCGGTGCGGCAGGTGTTCACCGTGACGCCCGCGCAGACGGAGGAGGACTGGGCGGCGATCGCCGAGCGGCTGCGCGGCGTCCCGGCCGCGCTGGAGGGCTACCGGGAGTCCCTGGCGCTCGGCCTGGAGCGGAAGCTGTACGCCGGGCCCCGCGCCACCGCGACCTTCGTGACGCAGCTCGGTGAGTGGGCCGACGCGGACGGCGAGGGCCACGGCTGGTTCGAGCAGTACGCGGCGGCCGGCCCCGAGGCCCTGCGGTCCGAGCTGGACACCGCCGCCCGCTCGGCCACCGAGGCGGTCGTGCGGCTGCGCGACTGGATGCGGGACGTGTACGCGCCGACGATCGAGGGCGCGCCGGACGTGGTGGGCCGGGAGCGCTACGCGCGCTGGGTGCGCTACTTCAACGGCACGGACCTCGACCTGGACGAGGCGTACGCCTACGGCTGGTCCGAGTACCACCGCCTCCTCGGCGAGATGAAGACCGAGGCCGAGAAGATCCTTCCGGGCGCCGGCACGCCGTGGGAGGCGCTGGCCCACCTCGACGCGCAGGGCACGCACATCGAGGGCGTCGACGAGGTGCGCGAATGGCTGCAGAGCCTCATGGACGAGGCGATCGGTGCGCTCGACGGCACCCACTTCGACCTGGCCGAGCGGGTGCGCCGGGTGGAGTCGCGCATCGCCCCTCCGGGCAGCGCCGCCGCCCCCTACTACACGCCGCCGTCCGACGACTTCTCCCGTCCGGGCTGCACCTGGCTGCCCACCATGGGCGAGACGCGCTTCCCGGTCTACGACCTGGTGTCGACCTGGTACCACGAGGGCGTGCCCGGCCACCACCTCCAGCTGGCCCAGTGGAAGCACGTGGCGCAGAACCTCTCCCGCTACCAGGCGAGCGTCGGCATGGTGAGCGCCAACGCCGAGGGCTGGGCGCTGTACGCGGAGCGGCTGATGGACGAACTGGGCTTCCTGACCGACCCGGAGCGCCGGCTCGGCTATCTGGACGCCCAGATGATGCGCGCGGTGCGCGTCATCATCGACATCGGCATGCACCTGGAGCTGACGATCCCGGACGACTCGCCCTTCCACCCCGGCGAGCGCTGGACGGCCGAGCTGGCGCAGGAGTTCTTCGGCTCGCACAGCAGCCGGCCGGCGGACTTCGTGGAGAGCGAGCTGACCCGCTACCTGTCCATGCCGGGTCAGGCCATCGGCTACAAGCTCGGCGAGCGGGCCTGGCTGCTGGGCCGCGAGAACGCCCGTGCCCGCCATGGAGACGCCTTCGACCCGAAGGCCTGGCACATGGCCGCGCTGTCCCAGGGCTCGCTCGGTCTGGACGACCTGGTGGACGAACTGTCGCAGTTGTAG
- a CDS encoding exonuclease SbcCD subunit D — protein MRLLHTSDWHLGRAFHRVNMLGAQAEFIGHLVTTVRERAVDAVVVSGDVYDRAVPPLAAVELFDDALHRLADLGVPTVMISGNHDSARRLGVGAGLIGRAGIHLRTEPSASGTPVVLADGDGDVAFYGLPYLEPALVKDEFGVEKAGHEAVLAAAMDRVRADLAARAPGTRSVVLAHAFVTGGEPSDSERDITVGGVASVPAGVFDGVDYVALGHLHGCQTLTDRVRYSGSPLPYSFSEAAHRKSMWLVDLAADGSVDAERVDCPVPRALARIRGTLEDLLADPDLTRHEEAWVEATLTDPVRPADPMARLTERFPHTLSLVFDPDRDEDESEVSYARRLAGRSDQQIAEDFVAHVRGAGPDPHEQGVLRDAFDAVRADETVREVAR, from the coding sequence TTGAGGCTGCTGCACACCTCCGACTGGCATCTCGGCCGCGCCTTCCACCGGGTGAACATGCTCGGTGCCCAGGCCGAGTTCATCGGCCACCTCGTCACGACCGTGCGGGAGCGCGCCGTGGACGCGGTGGTGGTGTCGGGTGATGTCTACGACCGTGCGGTGCCCCCGCTCGCCGCGGTCGAGCTGTTCGACGACGCCCTGCACCGCCTCGCGGACCTCGGCGTACCCACGGTGATGATCTCCGGGAACCACGACTCGGCCCGCCGGCTCGGCGTCGGCGCCGGGCTGATCGGACGGGCCGGCATCCACCTGCGGACCGAGCCGTCGGCGTCCGGCACCCCGGTGGTGCTCGCCGACGGCGACGGGGACGTCGCCTTCTACGGGCTGCCCTACCTCGAACCGGCCCTGGTGAAGGACGAGTTCGGCGTGGAGAAGGCCGGACACGAGGCCGTGCTCGCCGCCGCCATGGACCGGGTCCGCGCCGACCTCGCCGCCCGCGCCCCCGGCACCCGCTCCGTCGTCCTCGCGCACGCCTTCGTCACCGGTGGCGAACCCAGCGACAGCGAGCGGGACATCACCGTCGGCGGCGTCGCCTCGGTGCCCGCCGGGGTGTTCGACGGAGTCGACTACGTGGCGCTCGGGCATCTGCACGGCTGCCAGACCCTCACCGACCGCGTCCGCTACTCCGGCTCCCCGCTGCCCTACTCCTTCTCCGAGGCCGCCCACCGCAAGAGCATGTGGCTGGTCGACCTGGCCGCGGACGGCTCCGTCGACGCCGAGCGCGTCGACTGCCCGGTGCCCCGCGCCCTGGCCCGGATCCGGGGCACCCTCGAGGACCTGCTCGCCGACCCGGACCTGACCCGGCACGAGGAGGCATGGGTCGAGGCGACCCTGACCGACCCCGTCCGCCCCGCCGACCCGATGGCCCGGCTCACCGAGCGCTTCCCGCACACCCTCAGCCTCGTCTTCGACCCTGACCGCGACGAGGACGAGTCCGAGGTGTCGTACGCCCGGCGCCTCGCCGGCCGCAGCGACCAGCAGATCGCCGAGGACTTCGTCGCCCATGTGCGCGGCGCCGGGCCCGACCCGCACGAACAGGGCGTGCTGCGGGACGCGTTCGACGCGGTCCGGGCCGACGAGACCGTACGGGAGGTGGCCCGGTGA